One genomic window of Malaciobacter molluscorum LMG 25693 includes the following:
- a CDS encoding TrkH family potassium uptake protein, with translation MGYKYVRNIFLGYVIIIVFGGLFLSLPICHKGELSFIDAIFTSASATCVTGLIVTSTSDNFTLLGEISILILIQCGGIGYMTLVVIFYIFIRNRLTINEKRAMKESLDLPDLHVSSFVKKIILIVLIIELIGAIFLSFGFYEKYPLLDSIWYGIFHSISAFNNAGFSLFPNSLMDFQNNTLVLTIISFLVIFGGLGYFVLIEIYENRKISKRFSIHTRIMIYGTIFLIIFGMILFLSIEWNNKNTFGNMTFYQKLLNSFFLSINFRTSGFNSIDISSLKDSSLFFSSLFMMIGGGQGSTAGGMKITTVAILIITVIYILKESNQQPNIFKRTIDQKLINKALAIIMCSSFFVLLSALILIETQKLPLLKTLFEVVSAFGTVGVSTGNGGILSFSQQFDTFGKAVIIILMLAGRLGVFAFGLALIGKAKTKHFKYPTGRIII, from the coding sequence ATGGGTTATAAATATGTAAGAAACATCTTTTTAGGTTATGTAATTATAATTGTATTTGGTGGATTATTTTTAAGTTTACCAATATGCCATAAAGGTGAATTATCATTTATAGATGCAATTTTTACTTCAGCTAGTGCTACTTGTGTGACAGGACTAATAGTTACAAGTACATCTGATAACTTTACTCTCTTAGGAGAAATTTCAATACTGATACTTATTCAATGTGGTGGAATTGGATATATGACATTAGTGGTTATTTTTTATATTTTTATTAGAAACAGACTTACTATTAATGAAAAAAGAGCTATGAAAGAGTCTTTAGATTTACCTGATTTACATGTAAGTTCTTTTGTAAAAAAAATCATATTAATAGTTTTAATAATTGAATTAATTGGTGCAATTTTTCTATCATTTGGCTTTTATGAAAAGTATCCTTTATTAGATTCAATTTGGTATGGAATTTTTCATAGTATTAGTGCTTTTAATAATGCTGGATTTTCATTGTTTCCTAATAGTTTAATGGATTTTCAGAATAATACACTTGTACTTACAATTATATCTTTTTTAGTAATATTTGGAGGATTAGGTTATTTTGTATTGATTGAAATATATGAAAATAGAAAAATATCTAAAAGGTTCTCTATTCATACTAGAATCATGATATATGGAACAATATTTTTAATTATTTTTGGAATGATTTTATTTTTATCAATTGAGTGGAATAATAAAAATACTTTTGGGAATATGACTTTTTATCAAAAGTTATTGAACTCATTTTTTTTATCAATAAATTTTAGAACAAGTGGATTTAATAGTATTGATATTAGTTCATTAAAAGACTCTTCTTTATTTTTTTCATCTTTATTTATGATGATTGGAGGAGGACAAGGAAGTACAGCAGGAGGAATGAAAATAACTACCGTTGCTATATTAATAATCACAGTAATCTATATTTTAAAAGAGAGTAATCAACAACCAAATATTTTTAAAAGAACTATAGACCAAAAACTTATAAATAAAGCACTTGCAATAATAATGTGTTCATCATTTTTTGTTCTATTATCTGCATTAATTTTAATAGAGACACAAAAACTGCCATTGCTAAAAACACTTTTTGAAGTTGTTTCTGCTTTTGGGACAGTTGGAGTTTCAACAGGAAATGGTGGAATTTTAAGTTTTTCTCAACAATTTGATACTTTTGGAAAAGCAGTAATTATTATTTTAATGCTTGCAGGAAGATTAGGAGTGTTTGCCTTTGGATTAGCACTTATAGGAAAAGCAAAAACAAAACATTTTAAATACCCTACAGGAAGGATAATTATATGA
- a CDS encoding response regulator, with the protein MKELIHIIEDDSSVRKLLEETFKEYDFNFISSESKKNAMVMYLSHNPNLLIVDLGLPDGDGKEFIRNIREISKVPIIVLTARDDEKEIISTLDAGADDYITKPFSVKELLARIRANLRRNIQNENISDIYNCGELQLNISTRDISLKDEILKLTPIEYDLLKYFILNANKTLTHKQTLNEVWGTGYQNEMQYLRTYVNILRKKIEEDSTRPKYIKTISGVGYRFCSNKED; encoded by the coding sequence ATGAAAGAACTAATACATATAATAGAAGATGATTCTTCAGTAAGAAAGCTTTTAGAAGAGACTTTTAAAGAGTATGATTTTAATTTTATTTCAAGTGAAAGTAAAAAAAATGCAATGGTAATGTATTTAAGTCATAATCCAAATTTATTAATTGTAGATTTAGGATTACCTGATGGGGATGGAAAAGAGTTTATTAGAAATATAAGAGAGATTTCAAAAGTTCCTATTATTGTATTAACAGCAAGAGATGATGAAAAAGAGATAATCTCTACTTTAGATGCAGGAGCAGATGATTATATTACTAAACCTTTTTCGGTAAAAGAATTACTTGCTAGAATTAGAGCAAATCTAAGAAGAAATATACAAAATGAAAATATTTCAGATATATACAATTGTGGAGAACTACAATTAAATATTTCTACAAGAGATATAAGTTTAAAAGATGAAATACTGAAACTAACACCAATTGAGTACGATTTACTTAAATATTTTATTTTAAATGCAAATAAAACATTAACTCATAAACAGACTTTAAATGAAGTTTGGGGTACAGGTTATCAAAATGAAATGCAATACTTAAGAACATATGTAAATATATTAAGAAAAAAAATAGAAGAAGATAGTACAAGACCTAAATATATAAAAACTATCTCAGGTGTTGGATATAGGTTTTGTAGTAATAAAGAAGATTAA
- a CDS encoding sensor histidine kinase: MKNIISKYTKFNYFVQAIIILIIITVVSHIFRQHLDIINITLIHIIPVIYVAIHGKIKTTFFITLISVVCINFLYIPPLYSFNVHNELYLITFAIFAIVGGIITFQSKKLDSQKKQNQLRESLLNIISHDLRTPLATIHGTTNLLLSNDDLSELKKTELLEDINYASLRMKRLITNLLDSTRLSGRIKLKYEWCDFEDIVGVAIENFSQKQSEECLDIELDELGLYWGDNTLLTQLITNLLDNAFKYSKANTRIELQIENFDEYIKITVFNKSEFINKKKLRNIFDKFYRLEDTNDISGSGIGLAICKNIVKLHGGEIKASHKNRGMLIEVDLPVNKKAKL, encoded by the coding sequence ATGAAAAATATTATTAGTAAATATACAAAATTTAACTATTTTGTACAAGCCATTATCATTTTGATAATTATAACAGTAGTTAGTCATATCTTTAGACAACATCTAGATATAATAAATATTACATTAATTCATATTATTCCTGTAATATATGTTGCTATTCATGGAAAAATAAAGACTACTTTTTTTATCACTCTTATTAGTGTTGTTTGTATAAACTTTTTATATATTCCGCCTTTATATAGTTTTAATGTACATAATGAACTATATCTTATCACTTTTGCAATTTTTGCTATTGTAGGAGGGATTATTACATTTCAATCAAAAAAATTAGATAGTCAAAAAAAACAAAATCAACTAAGAGAAAGTCTTTTAAATATAATATCACATGACTTAAGAACACCACTTGCAACAATTCATGGAACTACAAATCTTTTATTATCAAATGATGACTTATCAGAACTAAAAAAAACAGAATTACTTGAAGATATAAATTATGCTTCATTGAGAATGAAAAGATTAATTACAAATTTACTTGATAGTACAAGATTATCTGGAAGAATAAAATTAAAATATGAGTGGTGTGATTTTGAAGATATTGTAGGAGTTGCAATTGAAAATTTTTCACAAAAACAAAGTGAAGAATGTTTAGATATTGAACTTGATGAACTTGGTTTATATTGGGGTGATAATACACTTTTAACTCAATTGATTACTAATTTATTAGATAATGCATTTAAGTATTCAAAAGCAAATACAAGAATAGAATTGCAAATAGAAAACTTTGATGAATATATAAAAATCACAGTATTTAATAAAAGTGAATTTATAAATAAAAAGAAATTAAGAAATATATTTGATAAATTTTATAGATTAGAAGATACAAATGATATTTCAGGAAGTGGTATAGGATTAGCAATATGTAAAAATATTGTAAAACTACATGGTGGAGAGATAAAAGCATCTCACAAAAATAGAGGTATGTTAATAGAAGTTGATTTACCTGTTAATAAAAAAGCGAAATTATAA
- a CDS encoding acyl-CoA dehydratase activase — protein sequence MFWGVDVGSTYTKICGLDENRNIIDTQVIPTIVNQDEIVKDYLKGKQIKMLVSTGYGRHMIEEVFSCPVISEINAHAKGAYNFLNSSDMVIDLGGQDSKIIKLDLSGGFTDFKMNDKCAAGTGRFLEIASNRMGLKMQEFSKIGFEATKELSISSMCAVFAESEVISLIAKKESAANICYAVHDSIASRLASMAKKFAINSENIIFTGGGALNPFLIHLLSKKLQKNIQPAKHPQLIGAIGAACAGYEVFD from the coding sequence ATGTTTTGGGGAGTTGATGTAGGGTCCACATATACTAAAATATGTGGACTAGATGAAAATAGAAATATTATAGATACACAAGTAATACCAACAATTGTAAATCAAGATGAAATTGTAAAAGATTATTTAAAAGGTAAACAAATCAAAATGTTAGTATCAACAGGATATGGCAGACATATGATTGAAGAGGTTTTTTCTTGTCCTGTTATAAGCGAAATTAATGCTCATGCTAAAGGTGCTTATAATTTTTTAAATAGTTCTGATATGGTAATAGATTTGGGTGGACAAGATAGTAAAATAATAAAACTAGATTTATCCGGTGGTTTTACAGATTTTAAAATGAATGATAAATGTGCAGCAGGAACAGGTAGATTTTTAGAAATTGCATCAAATAGAATGGGATTAAAGATGCAAGAATTTTCTAAAATTGGTTTTGAAGCTACTAAAGAGTTATCAATTTCAAGTATGTGTGCAGTTTTTGCAGAATCAGAAGTAATTTCATTAATAGCCAAAAAAGAATCAGCTGCAAATATTTGTTATGCCGTTCATGATTCAATTGCTTCAAGACTTGCTTCTATGGCAAAAAAATTTGCAATAAATAGTGAAAATATAATTTTTACTGGTGGTGGTGCATTAAATCCATTTTTAATACATCTATTATCAAAAAAATTACAAAAAAATATCCAACCAGCAAAACATCCTCAATTAATTGGTGCAATTGGTGCAGCATGTGCAGGATATGAAGTATTTGATTAA
- a CDS encoding double-cubane-cluster-containing anaerobic reductase produces MGVHEHKDLLEKLGVDVPRHAKMMEMGFESYKNQFMSQENRPEAMKYFNWFMSEMQGQRIAEINKLRENKKPAIGAFCIFVPEELIVAAGGACFGLCGGSPATIADAETELPRNICPLIKSAHGFKLQKTCAYTQSSDFIYGETTCEAKKKTWEILGKHHPVKVMNIPHMKREKDLKLWKEELVEFKEHLEEITEEKLSLEQMKEGVKIVNAKREALQRLDRLRSMNPDIIPISGKDGLFITQMGFLDDPIRYTQKVNELCDELEKRVEDKISVFEKQTPRLMVLGTPFAPPNWKLHTAVETSGGAIVNEESCIGHRYYKDNVDLDNVQDEDTLMQKLLDKYSAVDCACFTPNAPRIDKVLKMYKDRKLDGVIYYTLSFCHTYNVEAHLVTQALENEGIPCLVIESDYSPEDAGQIKTRVEAFLESISFKNKAKQFKQNQEK; encoded by the coding sequence ATGGGTGTACATGAACATAAAGATCTACTAGAAAAACTTGGCGTAGATGTACCAAGACATGCTAAGATGATGGAAATGGGATTTGAATCATATAAAAATCAATTTATGAGTCAAGAAAATAGACCAGAAGCAATGAAATATTTCAATTGGTTTATGAGTGAAATGCAAGGGCAAAGAATTGCTGAAATAAATAAATTAAGAGAAAATAAAAAACCAGCAATTGGTGCTTTTTGTATATTTGTTCCAGAAGAGTTAATAGTTGCAGCAGGAGGAGCATGTTTTGGACTTTGTGGAGGAAGCCCAGCAACAATTGCAGATGCTGAAACTGAACTACCTAGAAATATATGTCCTTTAATAAAATCAGCTCATGGATTTAAACTTCAAAAAACATGTGCTTATACACAATCTTCTGATTTTATTTATGGTGAAACTACATGTGAAGCAAAAAAGAAAACATGGGAAATTTTAGGTAAACATCATCCTGTAAAAGTTATGAATATTCCTCATATGAAAAGAGAAAAAGATTTAAAATTATGGAAAGAAGAGTTAGTTGAATTTAAAGAACATTTAGAAGAAATTACAGAAGAAAAGCTTTCATTAGAACAGATGAAAGAAGGAGTAAAAATAGTAAATGCAAAAAGAGAAGCTTTACAAAGATTAGATAGATTAAGAAGCATGAATCCTGATATTATTCCTATTAGTGGAAAAGATGGATTATTTATCACACAAATGGGATTTTTAGATGATCCTATTAGATATACACAAAAAGTAAATGAATTATGTGATGAATTAGAAAAAAGAGTAGAAGATAAAATAAGTGTATTTGAAAAACAGACTCCTAGACTTATGGTATTAGGAACTCCTTTTGCACCACCAAATTGGAAACTTCATACTGCTGTTGAAACAAGTGGTGGAGCAATAGTAAATGAAGAGTCTTGTATAGGACACAGATATTATAAAGATAATGTAGATTTAGATAATGTTCAAGATGAAGATACATTAATGCAAAAGTTACTAGATAAATATAGTGCGGTTGATTGTGCTTGTTTTACTCCAAATGCACCAAGAATTGATAAAGTTCTAAAAATGTATAAAGATAGAAAATTAGATGGAGTTATATACTATACATTATCTTTTTGTCATACATATAATGTTGAAGCTCATTTAGTAACTCAAGCTTTAGAAAATGAAGGTATTCCATGCTTAGTTATAGAATCAGATTATTCACCTGAAGATGCAGGACAAATAAAAACAAGAGTTGAAGCCTTTTTAGAAAGTATAAGTTTTAAAAATAAAGCTAAACAATTTAAACAGAACCAAGAAAAATAG
- a CDS encoding AraC family transcriptional regulator: MKLQTLNNIRFENIIKTDNSFSKHFHNTYTVGLTHDGIFKSINQNSAFVSYKNSTRIINPGEVHSGDSKSWKYTNFYPTLELMSEIYEQMYFEKKVPEFSSHIINDIVLYSFLSKFFISVYSNANKMQIETNLIEALSYLISNYTTKIKKYEPIFSDTKIIKNSIDFIMDNIETNITLEQLAMSVDLSKYHFLRVFKNRVGLTPHQFIISQRLEKAKELISKGVTLNEIAFNVGFSDQSHFIRNFKRVYGYAPSKLKNSSNYILYK, encoded by the coding sequence ATGAAATTACAAACATTAAATAATATTCGGTTTGAAAATATAATAAAAACTGATAACAGCTTCTCTAAACATTTTCACAATACTTATACTGTTGGATTAACTCATGATGGTATATTTAAATCAATAAATCAAAATAGTGCTTTTGTCTCTTATAAAAACTCTACAAGAATAATAAATCCAGGGGAAGTTCATAGTGGTGATTCAAAGTCTTGGAAATATACAAATTTTTATCCAACATTAGAATTAATGAGTGAAATATATGAACAGATGTATTTTGAAAAAAAGGTACCAGAATTTTCTTCTCATATTATCAATGATATAGTTTTATACTCTTTTTTATCAAAATTCTTTATTAGTGTTTATTCAAATGCTAATAAAATGCAAATTGAGACAAATTTAATAGAAGCTCTATCTTATCTTATAAGTAATTATACAACTAAAATTAAAAAGTATGAACCTATTTTTAGTGATACTAAAATTATCAAAAATAGCATTGATTTTATTATGGATAATATAGAAACAAATATTACTTTAGAACAATTAGCAATGAGTGTTGATTTAAGTAAATATCATTTTTTAAGAGTATTTAAAAATAGAGTTGGTTTAACACCTCATCAATTTATTATTTCACAAAGACTAGAAAAAGCAAAAGAACTTATTTCAAAAGGTGTAACTTTAAATGAAATTGCATTTAATGTTGGCTTCAGTGATCAATCTCATTTTATTAGAAATTTTAAAAGAGTGTATGGATATGCACCTAGTAAATTAAAAAATAGTAGCAATTATATTCTATACAAATAA
- a CDS encoding DMT family transporter, which produces MLKTNKNIFYILLFLSMFAWGASWVNVKVLSEYINEFQTMFFRFFITALTMVPIIIILKKSFKIDFKTFCLVVITSIALILYMKYFYLGTKYGTASLGGAFVTTLVPINTFLLMAFLGKRKIEKKDTIALIIGAIGVLIMLRIYTFNVSEIFTIHNLYFILASLFWPIVTILSSKSTKISPIVFTFYLYVVTSIINILFFIDIRTISFSEFDFKFWINIFSLSILASTFANTIYFLGISKLGAREVSSFVFFVPMSAIILSAAFLKENINLSIVVGTILTLISISILNNIKIRKKKRL; this is translated from the coding sequence ATGTTAAAAACAAATAAAAATATATTTTATATATTATTATTTCTTTCAATGTTTGCTTGGGGAGCATCGTGGGTTAATGTAAAAGTTTTAAGTGAATATATAAATGAATTTCAAACGATGTTTTTTAGATTTTTTATTACAGCTTTAACTATGGTTCCTATAATTATTATTTTGAAGAAATCATTTAAAATAGACTTCAAGACTTTTTGTTTAGTTGTTATTACTTCTATTGCTTTAATACTTTATATGAAATATTTTTATTTAGGAACAAAATATGGTACAGCAAGTTTAGGAGGAGCTTTTGTTACTACACTTGTCCCAATAAATACTTTTTTACTTATGGCATTTTTAGGAAAAAGAAAAATTGAAAAGAAAGACACAATTGCATTGATTATAGGGGCTATTGGAGTATTAATAATGCTTCGTATTTATACGTTTAATGTATCAGAAATATTTACTATACATAATTTATATTTTATTTTGGCTTCTTTATTTTGGCCTATTGTTACGATATTAAGCTCAAAATCAACAAAAATATCTCCTATTGTTTTTACTTTTTATTTATATGTTGTAACTTCAATTATAAATATCTTATTTTTTATTGATATAAGAACTATTTCTTTTAGTGAGTTTGATTTCAAATTTTGGATAAATATTTTTAGTCTTTCAATTTTAGCTTCTACTTTTGCAAATACAATTTATTTTTTAGGTATTTCCAAATTAGGAGCAAGAGAAGTTAGTTCATTTGTATTTTTTGTTCCTATGTCTGCAATTATATTAAGTGCAGCTTTTTTAAAAGAGAATATAAATCTTTCAATTGTAGTGGGAACTATATTAACTTTAATATCAATATCAATTTTAAATAATATAAAAATAAGAAAAAAGAAAAGATTATAA
- a CDS encoding DUF711 family protein → MIYKNKKLCKVRTITTFLSLNKNKNLWEEEIKKACNFCIELSKKFNKIDYEVQSIRIVTNAFGEYLDTTNFENTKKEFELISSYLNKYSTNNLRMRFAIGEAKTNEEIQMLPKLISQFGDLSNACVNIKKDDFDILDNETILQSAKVVKEISEITPRGEGNFNFTVNFNCKPFIPYFPASFHDSSLQNSYVVGLETPDLLVEVLKDYNLKNKNENISHQKLFKDYYDVLSNALQYHIDNIKEVIDNYSNSDFKFVGIDSSAAPSKNCSSMVSVYNQLDVEFFGASGSVEASSLLTKVFKSVKNTPLVGFSGLMLAVIEDLGLAKGTINKDFDIRTLLTNSAVCGIGLDTVPIEGDTSIKKIASIMRDTGTMAFRLNKPLTVRLFPYPGLKQGDITAYESDDLCNCAVLKVK, encoded by the coding sequence ATGATTTATAAAAATAAAAAACTTTGCAAAGTAAGAACAATAACAACATTTTTATCTTTAAATAAAAATAAAAATTTATGGGAAGAAGAGATTAAAAAAGCTTGTAATTTTTGTATAGAATTAAGTAAAAAGTTTAATAAAATAGATTATGAAGTACAATCTATTAGAATTGTAACAAATGCTTTTGGAGAATATTTAGATACTACAAATTTTGAAAATACAAAAAAAGAGTTTGAATTAATATCTTCTTATTTGAATAAATATTCAACTAATAATTTAAGAATGAGATTTGCAATAGGTGAAGCAAAAACAAATGAAGAGATACAAATGTTACCTAAACTTATTAGTCAGTTTGGTGATTTATCAAATGCTTGTGTAAATATTAAAAAAGATGATTTTGATATATTAGATAATGAAACTATTTTACAATCTGCTAAAGTAGTAAAAGAAATAAGTGAAATAACACCTAGAGGTGAGGGGAATTTTAATTTTACGGTAAATTTTAATTGTAAACCATTTATACCTTATTTTCCTGCATCTTTTCATGATAGTAGTTTACAAAATTCTTATGTTGTTGGACTTGAAACACCTGATTTACTTGTTGAAGTATTAAAAGATTATAACTTAAAAAATAAAAACGAAAATATATCTCATCAAAAATTATTTAAAGATTATTATGATGTATTATCAAATGCTTTACAATATCATATTGATAATATAAAAGAAGTGATTGATAACTATTCAAATAGTGATTTTAAGTTTGTTGGTATAGATAGTTCTGCAGCTCCATCTAAAAATTGCTCTTCAATGGTAAGTGTATATAATCAGCTTGATGTTGAATTTTTTGGAGCTTCAGGAAGTGTTGAAGCATCTTCTTTATTAACTAAAGTATTTAAAAGTGTGAAAAATACACCGCTTGTAGGATTTTCTGGTCTTATGTTAGCAGTAATTGAAGATTTAGGTTTAGCAAAAGGAACTATAAATAAAGATTTTGATATTAGAACTTTACTTACAAATAGTGCTGTTTGCGGAATTGGTCTTGATACTGTTCCTATTGAAGGTGATACGTCAATTAAAAAAATAGCTTCAATTATGAGAGATACAGGAACAATGGCTTTTAGGTTAAATAAACCTTTAACTGTTAGACTTTTCCCTTATCCAGGTTTAAAACAGGGGGATATTACAGCTTATGAGAGTGATGATTTGTGCAATTGTGCAGTATTAAAAGTAAAGTAA
- a CDS encoding DsbA family protein, with protein MKNKKIVLGSILTLLVAFIAVTYFYKNKQTQEYNALLEKKAQFLQRDYSIVEGNKDAKVQLVEFFDPACGTCAQFYPYVKELMKKNDGKIKLVLRYAAFHENSDFAVRVLEAARKQDKFFEVLEFMFSTQQYWIDHHVVNPKKLIAILPKSGVDMEKLANHINDEETTKILQQDLADSKELKVTQTPEYFVNGKPLEKFGLQELIDLVNSEL; from the coding sequence ATGAAAAATAAGAAGATAGTTTTAGGTTCTATTCTTACTTTATTAGTAGCATTTATTGCAGTTACTTATTTTTATAAAAATAAACAAACACAAGAGTATAATGCACTTTTAGAAAAAAAAGCACAATTTTTACAAAGAGATTACTCAATAGTTGAAGGTAATAAAGATGCAAAAGTTCAATTAGTTGAGTTTTTTGATCCAGCTTGTGGTACTTGTGCACAGTTTTATCCTTATGTAAAAGAGTTAATGAAAAAAAATGATGGGAAAATAAAACTTGTATTGAGGTATGCTGCTTTTCATGAAAATTCTGATTTTGCAGTAAGAGTTTTAGAAGCTGCAAGAAAACAAGATAAGTTTTTTGAAGTATTAGAATTTATGTTTTCTACTCAGCAATATTGGATTGATCATCATGTTGTAAATCCTAAAAAACTAATTGCAATTTTACCAAAATCAGGTGTAGATATGGAAAAATTAGCTAATCATATAAATGATGAAGAAACAACAAAAATATTACAACAAGATTTAGCAGATTCTAAAGAATTAAAAGTTACACAAACTCCTGAATATTTTGTAAATGGAAAACCTTTAGAAAAATTTGGGTTACAAGAGTTGATTGATTTAGTTAATTCTGAATTATAA
- a CDS encoding small multi-drug export protein has protein sequence MIKSNMKNIFKLILKEQLGTILILCLLLTLILVCAVLLTYLFDAKLANKITSLVISNIFVGRVPSLSLGYAYNLPNNIVIPVNIITELILVTLIYPLFIFSFKGILKIKILEDFFSKINDKKHQHQESFKKYGKIGLFIFVFIPFWMTGPIVGAIIGYLIGLKHYVTIFIVFVATCFAISLWGLFLNEIVSMMISFDKKIIWITLLIFVVIILINKIRKLFSKRNKK, from the coding sequence ATGATAAAATCAAATATGAAAAATATTTTTAAACTAATACTAAAAGAACAATTAGGTACTATTTTAATTTTATGTTTACTTCTTACTCTTATACTAGTTTGTGCAGTTTTATTAACATACTTATTTGATGCAAAATTAGCAAATAAAATTACTTCATTAGTTATATCAAATATTTTTGTTGGAAGAGTTCCATCTCTATCATTAGGTTATGCATACAATTTACCAAATAATATAGTAATACCTGTAAACATCATCACAGAGTTAATTTTGGTTACATTAATTTACCCACTTTTTATTTTTAGTTTTAAAGGTATTCTAAAAATAAAAATATTAGAAGATTTTTTTTCAAAGATAAATGATAAAAAACATCAACATCAAGAGAGTTTTAAAAAATATGGAAAAATTGGATTATTTATATTTGTTTTTATTCCATTTTGGATGACAGGTCCAATAGTAGGAGCAATAATTGGCTATTTAATTGGTCTTAAGCACTATGTAACTATTTTTATTGTTTTTGTAGCAACATGTTTTGCTATTTCACTTTGGGGACTATTTTTAAATGAAATTGTCTCTATGATGATTAGTTTTGATAAAAAAATTATATGGATTACACTTTTAATATTTGTAGTTATTATTTTGATAAATAAGATTAGAAAACTATTTTCTAAAAGGAACAAAAAATAG
- a CDS encoding DUF3010 family protein, whose amino-acid sequence MIICGIELKSNYAILSVLKNSLIDDIIDYVDLKIKKITLEDDENKENIELFFKQINEFFEVNNIDKVVIKKRAKKGNFAGGAVTFKIEGLIQLSSLCKVELVSSQTLSSFEKRNSINFPSNLKKYQEQSYICALSSFCK is encoded by the coding sequence ATGATTATTTGTGGAATAGAGTTAAAATCTAATTATGCAATCTTAAGTGTTTTAAAAAATAGTCTAATTGATGATATTATTGATTATGTTGATTTAAAAATAAAAAAAATCACATTAGAAGATGATGAAAATAAAGAAAATATTGAACTATTTTTTAAGCAAATAAATGAATTTTTTGAAGTAAATAATATAGATAAAGTAGTTATAAAAAAAAGAGCAAAAAAAGGTAATTTTGCAGGAGGTGCAGTTACTTTTAAAATAGAAGGATTGATCCAGTTATCTTCATTATGTAAAGTTGAATTAGTTTCATCTCAAACATTAAGTTCTTTTGAGAAAAGAAATAGTATAAATTTCCCTTCAAATTTGAAGAAATATCAAGAACAAAGTTATATTTGTGCATTAAGTAGTTTTTGTAAATAA